The region TGCATTGCCATTTGTTGTAGGAGTCCCACGAAAAGTGCATACAACCACTTTGATGTTTCGCACACCGAGCAGAGCATCATCACAGAGGAAGATCGTAATCCAAAGGAACCACCCACTTTAACGGAGCTGCTCAAGGATGTGATAGTCTATGTAGAAGTACGCACTGGCAACGATAATCGTTCAGAGGGTGTCAAGACAATCATTGGCAAGATGGGAGCTCAAATAAACGACCGTCTCACACGGTAAGTACAGATTTCTTCTTTCAATAGATTGGAAAtttcaacaaaacaaaataatgcaTTTTACAGCAACACCACCCATGTAGTCTTCAAAGATGGTCTTCTCTCGACGTACAAAAAAGCGACCGAGTGGAACATACCAGTCGTATCGATTCTGTGGATTGAAGCATGCAAGGTGCAGCGCAAGTTGTGTGACCCCCTGATGTTTCCCATCAGCAACATGCGCATGTACGAGTATCCAGAGCTGTTCGGCAAAATACCGGTAAGTGACAAATGCTTGTGGTTGGCGGGAGAAAACCCTCAATCGGGTTTCTATTTTTGAGCACTGCTTATCAACCTGTCTACCGAGCACCGAGAGTTGATACGGTTATACGGGAATGCAAAGGTATTCTACCCAATCACACTTATCAGATTCTCCAGTCACAACTCTTTTTGGTCGTCCCAGTTTAAAAGAAGCGAACCTTTAATGAATGTGTTCCCTAAAGTTATCAAGTTCTCGATTGCGGCGCAACTCCACTTGAGATACACGCTTGAATTAACAAGTGTCTAGTACTTTTTCCATTCAAATGgtaaagtaaacaaaaagtataaaaCCTTTAATGACCGATGTTACTATCAATTTATGACTCGGCTAGCACAGAAGCATTAATCCCACTCGAGATATACCCCCAACTAATAGGTCATTGAAAGCTCAAATGTTTATTACTTTATGGggggaaataaaaaacttaaaagtacACAGGTATGGAAATTCAATAGATAGCCGCTGTTGCCTTATCGAGCACTTCTACTGGTACTTGTGGGTACATATCTGAAGTGATTAGTTAATCCAGAAAATGGCAAGCCAACTCAATGGACGAAACTCAGGGCTGTGGGCCGTCTGAAATTGCACGTATCTCAAACACGGAATACGCGCAATATTGGGAACCAACTCTTTGCGCTGGACAGATTCTTATCACCAGCTGACACAAAGTCAACTAGTTTGCTGTGGCTGTTGTCGCCGCTCCGGGTTATCTAACTCAATTTGTTCTCTTATCAGTTTTCGTAGGGCTGGAGCCGAGGAAGTTGTCCGACAAAAAGCAAAACCAAGTACTAGTTAGATGCTCATTTGAATGCGCTTCGTTTATTGCTTAAACATTAGACAGTTTAAAAAGACGCCCTGGACTCTGGTGACAACTTAAAACCTAATTCACATGCACGTTTGTTTACAATGGTCTCCAGAACACAAATCGTTCTGCTCGTCATTTACATAACTCGCTAGCCAAGTCCACAGATACATAACAATTGCACAGATGCCACCACATCAGTATTCTTTCTAAAAGAGCTTACAATCTACGTTAAATTATTAGATTCTCGAAGAGGCTTCTAGTTCTGAGATTTGTACAATGCCTGCTTCTATTTACAAGCGTTAAGTACAGTGGAATCCTTGCTTTGCACTAGTGTTTCGAATGGTGGCTGTTGCATTGGACACAGCTGAAGCCTCACGACAGCGCCACCTCCAGGCACATCATTATCAGGAATCCAGAGACCGTGCCCCATGTGGCGATGGTTCCATTGCCGCTGGCATGTGCCTCCGGCAGAATGTCGTCCGACACAATGTAGATCATGGCTCCGGCCGCAAACGACAAGGCATAAGGCAAGATCAGGTTGGCAAAGGTTACAGCCACTGCTCCAAGTACACCAAAAATAGGTTCCACCATTCCAGACAGTTGTCCATACCATAGAGCTCTCATCACACTGAAGCCAGCGGCGTGAAGTGGCAAGCTGACGGCTAAACCCTCTGGGAAATTTTGGATGCCAATGCCAATGGCCAGGTTGCGGGCGCTCTCGAACGTGGAAGAGTTTGTGGTTCCAATAGCTCCAAAGCTAACACCCACAGCCAATCCTTCGGGAATGTTGTGCACTGTGATAGCCACCACCAGAAGCATGATGCGCTTCCACTGCGACAGGGCTTCCTGGGCGGCCCGCTGCTCCTCAACGGTGGTATAGGTACATTGCTCCACCTCGTTGATGCTTCCCTTCTTCCTGCGGCGCGACTCGCCACTGTGCTGCACGCTCAGGCAGTCGGAGAAGCTGTCCAGGCTCTTCGAGGCCAACCTGTCGCTGGCTCCATTCTTCTTTAAGTCATCGATAGCAATCTCCGCCTTGTCCTTGCTGGTCTGCGTCATCTGAATCATCATGTTTGTGCTGTTGAGACCCAGGTATGACATTAGTTTGTCGCAGCCATAGACGAAAATGGATCCCAGGAGGAAGCCGCCAGCCACAGGCAGGAAGGCGTAGACGCCGTACAAGTGCGAGCCCTCAGCCATTTCAATAGCTGGCTTGAGAAGCGACCAGAACGAGGCCGCAATCATCACGCCCGCTGCAAATCCCAAGGCGGCGTCCAGTGACCTCCGCTGGTTGCCACGGACGAAGATCACCAGGGCGGCGCCAGCGGCCGTCAGGCCCCAAGTGAGCAGGGTGCCCAATAGGGCCTGTGTTACTGGTCCATAGCCGGGAATCATCTTGCAGCTCCGTGCTCGTCTCCGGCTGGTATCGGCCTTGGGATTTATTCGCGTGCTATCACAGCAGTGCAGCGGAAAACAAGTTTATTAATTGTTTCTCCGGCCCAGTGTCCGGTGTCTGATGTCTGTTGATTGTTTACTTTGCTGCGCCACCAGATGCTCACTGAAATGTGCCACGTTCTTGAGCCGAGATTCGTACGGAAAGGTACGGTACTGTAAACAAAGCTGCTTTCAATGGTGAAGCTTTGTTTTGGGCTGTCCCGGTCTGTCTTTTATGTTGATTCCGGAACACTTGTTGCTTATTGCGTTGGCGCTTTTAGGAAATGATAAGAATGTCTTTGGGGAATAACAAGAATTTTTGGGATAGCGCGTAATACTGGTCGGTTTCTTAAAGTTGCTAAAAGATCTACTAGAGCGCGGCGAAAAGTGATGAATGAGCCGTTGACTGGGCTGACAGTCTCTCATAAAGCAATTTTTATAGCCGTTTCCCTGCTATCGTTCTTACTATCGTTGGGGCCTATCGATAGTTGGGGACTTTTAGTGATGGGAGTTTgagtttgatttattttaaggCGCCACATTTGAATTCTTCTATATTCAGCAGAGAAAAATATGTCTTTTGTTCTTTTAAGAACATAATATGACGGGCAGGTTCTCTTTGGTTAATTTGATTGGGAGTGTTTTTTAGCCAACAGCTATCGATTACTTCTCCATATCGCCACCCATGGTTAATCAGAGATAAGtacgtttttatttaaacaacgGGCCAGATATCACGTagttataaacaaataaaacagtGTTTTCTAGTCAACATGACTGACAGAGCGGGCAAAAAGTCGGCAGCATCCGCAGCACCAACAATAACACCAAAGGGCATGAGCTCCCACTCGTAATTCGTAAAAATAAGTCGGTCCAGGACAGGATTTGTTTATGAGATCTCTGAAACTTTATTTTCAGCGCGTGCGTTGCATGCAACCGGACTCGGAACTGAGCAAACGACCTCGCAAGCAAAAGGGCACACCCACATCCTCAAAGGACAATGAGCCAGCTAAGCCCAGTAACCTGCAAAGCACTCCGACCTCAACACCAAAggtaagaatttaaaaaattcactTACATACTAATCTTAAAAATCTTGTAATATTGTCCTTTTAGAATGACATCAGTCGCTTCTTCAGAGCCTTGAACAAAGCCAAACAGGTTGAAGATACTGTTGAATCGCCAGCCACGAATCTTCTCAACAggttaaatgtaattttaaaatattataaatccctattaaaccaaaaaatattcgCAGGATAAGCAGTGGCTGTTACACTCCGATATCTGCCGCTGGAACCACGCCACGCAATTCGAAGGGAATCAATGGCAGTGGAGATGCTGCAGTGGTCGAACATATGGACACCCAAACGAAGTTGACCTTCATACATGCTACAGGCGAAAGTACGGCTCCGCCTTTAAGCGCTCCGCGCCCACGACGTAGCACAGTTGAACCTTCCAAATCGACGCCGCCAACTCGCACTAGTCGTCGTCGCAGTTGTGCAGCGGAGATTAGCAGTCAAGAACCTAGAATGACCAGACGACGAAGCTCGCTTCATATTAATTCGAATAACGCTTCAGTTGAGACACCTGCTCCTGTGATCGAGCCAAGAATGACTCGTCGGAGAAGCTCTTTACATTTGGCTGGAAAACTTCCCGAGGATGCTGTGCCCCATCAAACCATTGAAACTATTTCCGAGGAGCTGGCTCCCGAGGAGCAAAACAGAAACTCAGTTGTTATGGAGAAGATTCAAATTCCCAACAGAACGGATTACTTGGAGCAATCGTTAGACATAAGCGCGGTCCAATCTGGGGCCACCCACAAAGTAGATAGACGTGGTACACTACACACATCGGAATTGATGGATATTACATGTCCTCGACGCCTCAACGTGGCTACGTCCAGCTCCGAGCTAAGGGATGTAATCGTGCCAGAAGTCAGGCCTTCACTTAACTCTGTGACAACGCAGACATCCAGCTTCATAGTGGAAGAACCCGTAACCCCTCTGTTCAGCTCGACTCGTTTGCCAAACACCAAGTCGACTGGAAATCGCAGGCGCACTATCTTCAACATGGACATGGATGTAATCAATGAAAGCATAGAACGGATCAACACATCACACCGCATGTCAATGGCTATGGCCAGTGAAGCTGAGTTGGGTGAGTGCCGCCCCCAGCTACGAGAGCCAGTTCCGTCTCAGCCAGAGGAATCAACACCGAGAGAGCCCAAGAGGCGTCTTCTATTCAATCCTAATGACGAGGTTGTCGTAACCCCACAGATGTCGAATAAGAAGAGTCGGCTTAGTATTACAGGTTCGACGGGATCAGTCCAGAAACGGCGCCGTTCGTTGGCAATGCCGCCAAGCACCACTTCAAGTCTGAACGTAGCAGCCATTACATCAAACAACGAAAATAAGGGAGAATCGGCCAATGAATCCACTACCGAAAGCTTTGTCGATGCCGAACTGCCAGTGGATGCAAATGCTACATCGACGGTAACTGCAGATGGAAGTGTCCAGCATAAGGCCAAACGGTCGCGTATCCGCACTCTGGTTCACACTAATATGCATCAAGAGCAGATCCAGGTCATCCACAAGGTTGGTAACCGTGCACAGTGACCAGACATCTACTCCCACAACTTTCGTAGCCTAATTATAGATTAGTTAGTGCCCCAATACTGTTTTGTAAAAATCACTGAGATTTGAATATTCACGATTCGCTAATAGTCCATATTAATTATTGATTAAGCATAAACAACACTTGGTAGAATTGTAGAAGCCCCCAGTTTG is a window of Drosophila bipectinata strain 14024-0381.07 chromosome 2R, DbipHiC1v2, whole genome shotgun sequence DNA encoding:
- the Zip48C gene encoding zinc transporter ZIP11, coding for MIPGYGPVTQALLGTLLTWGLTAAGAALVIFVRGNQRRSLDAALGFAAGVMIAASFWSLLKPAIEMAEGSHLYGVYAFLPVAGGFLLGSIFVYGCDKLMSYLGLNSTNMMIQMTQTSKDKAEIAIDDLKKNGASDRLASKSLDSFSDCLSVQHSGESRRRKKGSINEVEQCTYTTVEEQRAAQEALSQWKRIMLLVVAITVHNIPEGLAVGVSFGAIGTTNSSTFESARNLAIGIGIQNFPEGLAVSLPLHAAGFSVMRALWYGQLSGMVEPIFGVLGAVAVTFANLILPYALSFAAGAMIYIVSDDILPEAHASGNGTIATWGTVSGFLIMMCLEVALS
- the MCPH1 gene encoding microcephalin, translating into MDKFLQRNPTWKTKTYEAAVATAAKKKPLVGPVSKSQASPARKPLQEQADSNFLPHKLPPKSLSQGTADTLLSKERQKLQQPDGIQTIQLAVAKAIEQHRSESQATVQESKQPEPPASLSTPTRQDRHWARLQEDLNSPNAALRLRAIRALKSPTKSAYNHFDVSHTEQSIITEEDRNPKEPPTLTELLKDVIVYVEVRTGNDNRSEGVKTIIGKMGAQINDRLTRNTTHVVFKDGLLSTYKKATEWNIPVVSILWIEACKVQRKLCDPLMFPISNMRMYEYPELFGKIPRVRCMQPDSELSKRPRKQKGTPTSSKDNEPAKPSNLQSTPTSTPKNDISRFFRALNKAKQVEDTVESPATNLLNRISSGCYTPISAAGTTPRNSKGINGSGDAAVVEHMDTQTKLTFIHATGESTAPPLSAPRPRRSTVEPSKSTPPTRTSRRRSCAAEISSQEPRMTRRRSSLHINSNNASVETPAPVIEPRMTRRRSSLHLAGKLPEDAVPHQTIETISEELAPEEQNRNSVVMEKIQIPNRTDYLEQSLDISAVQSGATHKVDRRGTLHTSELMDITCPRRLNVATSSSELRDVIVPEVRPSLNSVTTQTSSFIVEEPVTPLFSSTRLPNTKSTGNRRRTIFNMDMDVINESIERINTSHRMSMAMASEAELGECRPQLREPVPSQPEESTPREPKRRLLFNPNDEVVVTPQMSNKKSRLSITGSTGSVQKRRRSLAMPPSTTSSLNVAAITSNNENKGESANESTTESFVDAELPVDANATSTVTADGSVQHKAKRSRIRTLVHTNMHQEQIQVIHKALRKLRGMRLDPTVTQRTTHLVSLEPRRTLNLLRGLMRGVWIVNYQWVLASMRAGKWVNEEPYELTRFSRAIEICRTERQAFGVHYQCELFRFMEPFYVSSLCQPIQFNNMKELLLLGGGKLTENRFKAKYIIGDKRRAEDERIYLSPYWVLDSITNMQIQRFGKYLMKSAIITPAGIRYEDPKPDLMTQPRRCHDFVDPPLVMDK